In Rhodoferax koreense, a genomic segment contains:
- a CDS encoding tyrosine-type recombinase/integrase: MKKRELPKRVFERSGTYWYVTAQGDIRKWTKLSRVSEGMPAMYRALAELMVIDATDDSMPALIATWMKEVSTTRGAKTQENDLYRSKVLSESFKEFRAKDVKVSSVIEFLKAYKTMPRSYNAYRATLREILRFAEEKDMRDPGSNPVDSTKTMSIKPRRRYITDSKLRRIKVAAMYGEDGKRTKSGPMLCALIDLAYLTGQRIGDLLALEWSNINRYGITFEPGKTEDSTAVRILILWTPKLKAVIARIKAIGNLHIRYVITTKNAQPYRYSGASSAWSRAVERAGYVNCHFHDIRAKSLTDKEKRDGMQAARLMGGHSTEQQTADYIASMATTQITATR; encoded by the coding sequence ATGAAGAAGCGAGAGCTGCCGAAGCGTGTTTTCGAGCGCAGCGGCACCTATTGGTACGTCACGGCCCAGGGCGACATCCGCAAATGGACGAAGCTCAGCCGGGTCTCGGAGGGCATGCCGGCGATGTACCGGGCCCTGGCTGAGCTCATGGTCATCGACGCTACCGACGACAGCATGCCGGCGCTGATCGCTACCTGGATGAAGGAGGTGAGCACCACGCGCGGCGCCAAGACCCAGGAGAACGACCTGTACCGGTCGAAGGTCCTGTCCGAGAGCTTCAAGGAGTTTCGGGCGAAGGACGTGAAGGTTTCCAGCGTGATCGAGTTCCTGAAAGCCTACAAGACCATGCCGCGCAGTTACAACGCCTACCGCGCCACGCTGCGCGAGATCCTGCGGTTCGCCGAGGAGAAGGACATGCGCGACCCGGGGAGCAACCCGGTCGACAGCACGAAGACGATGTCGATCAAGCCGCGTCGGCGCTACATCACGGACAGCAAGCTGCGCCGGATCAAGGTGGCCGCCATGTACGGCGAGGACGGCAAGCGCACGAAGTCGGGGCCGATGCTCTGCGCCCTGATCGACCTGGCCTACCTGACCGGGCAGCGGATCGGCGACCTGCTGGCGCTGGAGTGGTCGAACATCAACCGGTACGGCATCACATTCGAGCCCGGGAAGACCGAGGACTCCACCGCGGTGCGCATCCTGATCCTGTGGACGCCGAAGCTGAAGGCCGTGATCGCCCGGATCAAGGCCATCGGCAACCTCCACATCCGGTATGTGATCACCACGAAGAACGCCCAGCCCTACCGGTACAGCGGGGCCAGCTCAGCGTGGAGCCGGGCGGTGGAGCGTGCCGGATATGTGAATTGCCACTTCCACGATATTCGCGCGAAATCGCTCACCGACAAGGAAAAGAGAGATGGAATGCAGGCGGCGCGGCTTATGGGCGGGCACTCCACCGAGCAACAGACCGCCGACTACATCGCCAGCATGGCGACGACTCAGATAACGGCGACCCGTTAG
- a CDS encoding MFS family transporter — MAQTITIPTSPASSMSGATPYSAAEKRHRIFSIMAASSGNLVEWFDFYVYAFCAVYFAPSFFPKSDPTAQLLNTAGIFAAGFLMRPIGGWLFGRIADRNGRKNSMVISVAMMCGGSLLIACLPTYDRIGAWAPALLLLARLFQGLSVGGEYGTTATYMSEVALRGQRGFFSSFQYVTLIGGQLLAVLVVVILQQFLDEAELRAWGWRIPFVVGAVTAVVALLLRRTLHETSTAETRANKEAGTLSHLFKHHKAAFFTVLGYTAGGSLIFYTFTTYMQKYLVNSAGMPIKTASNVMTACLFVYMCLQPLFGMLSDRIGRRNNMLLFGALGALATVPILTALQGVSSPFWAGVLIVLALAIVSFYTSISGIVKAEMFPPEVRALGVGLAYAVANAVFGGSAEYVALGLKSIGHESVFYWYVTGMMVLAFLVSLRLPREGKYLHHDH; from the coding sequence ATGGCTCAAACAATCACCATTCCAACGAGCCCGGCGTCTTCGATGTCCGGTGCGACCCCGTATTCCGCCGCCGAAAAGCGACACCGCATCTTCTCGATCATGGCCGCGTCCAGCGGCAACCTGGTCGAGTGGTTCGACTTCTACGTCTACGCGTTCTGTGCCGTCTATTTCGCGCCTTCGTTCTTCCCCAAGTCGGATCCGACCGCGCAGTTGCTCAACACCGCCGGCATCTTTGCGGCAGGCTTCCTGATGCGGCCGATCGGCGGCTGGCTGTTCGGCCGCATCGCCGACCGCAACGGCCGCAAGAACTCGATGGTGATCTCGGTGGCGATGATGTGCGGCGGCTCCCTGCTCATCGCCTGCCTGCCCACCTACGACCGCATCGGCGCCTGGGCGCCGGCGCTGCTGCTGCTCGCGCGGCTGTTCCAGGGGCTGTCGGTCGGGGGCGAGTACGGCACCACCGCCACCTACATGAGCGAGGTCGCGCTGCGCGGACAGCGCGGCTTCTTCTCCTCGTTCCAGTACGTGACGCTGATCGGGGGGCAACTGCTGGCGGTGCTGGTGGTGGTGATCCTGCAGCAATTCCTCGACGAAGCCGAACTGCGCGCCTGGGGCTGGCGCATCCCATTCGTGGTGGGGGCGGTCACGGCGGTGGTGGCGCTGCTGCTGCGCCGCACGCTGCACGAGACGTCGACTGCCGAGACGCGGGCCAACAAGGAGGCCGGCACGCTGTCGCACCTGTTCAAGCACCACAAGGCCGCGTTCTTCACCGTGCTCGGCTACACCGCCGGCGGCTCGCTGATCTTCTACACCTTCACCACCTACATGCAGAAGTACCTGGTGAATTCGGCCGGCATGCCGATCAAGACGGCCAGCAACGTCATGACCGCCTGCCTGTTCGTCTACATGTGCCTGCAGCCACTGTTCGGCATGCTGTCCGACCGCATCGGCCGGCGCAACAACATGCTGCTGTTCGGCGCGCTCGGTGCGCTGGCCACGGTGCCGATCCTCACCGCGCTGCAGGGTGTGAGCAGCCCCTTCTGGGCGGGCGTGCTGATCGTGCTGGCGTTGGCCATCGTGAGTTTCTACACCTCGATCAGCGGCATCGTGAAGGCCGAGATGTTCCCGCCCGAGGTGCGCGCGCTCGGCGTCGGCCTGGCCTACGCGGTGGCAAACGCGGTGTTCGGCGGCTCGGCCGAATACGTGGCCCTCGGACTCAAGTCCATCGGCCATGAATCGGTCTTCTACTGGTACGTGACCGGCATGATGGTGCTGGCTTTCCTCGTGAGCCTGCGCCTGCCGCGCGAAGGCAAGTACCTGCACCACGATCATTAA
- a CDS encoding sensor histidine kinase: MPASNPSTIQTAAGSRPPFALASKPNRPPRSRWRREFEAMRGVRRRLVFMVLPWLVLLLILFPLAWHELDAALEGPLLRDRDDTVQDTSDIIVRTLGSLRRDVAFLSELTARQPLIDVSANSSIAQLFTSFAASAPQYDQVRWIDETGMERLRVNQRVGPPVVVSAAQLQNKGSRPYFHEALRLPAGSVYFSELDLNVENGVIERPLEPTLRVASPLVVNGQRRGIVVINYRANRLLERLAGLSRQQRIGVYLLNAQGYWIQGPNKADDWAGQLGRTDRALSHSQPALWQAVQQEDHGELRDAGGAWAFKRITPGQDLTLAGVRGQVADGALGLRLLVRIDPEAALQRTWRWKAVLATIFAVAVLITLRLGWQTGRNLAARKAHEEELQAANSALRQANEQLQTVQTELARADRLSSLGLMVAGVAHELNTPLGTATLALSTVQQRLDVLALLLKQGLRKSDLEDYVASSHAALDVVLTSLRRSAGIVQRFKQVAVDRTTMEQRRFDLAEIVLDADPRLRKWDHGNPVQLKLDLAPGLQMESYPGPLEQVIANLLDNALAHAFVNRPGGQITVRALADGPDHVCIWFSDDGIGVPESSLARIFDPFYTTSRHSGGTGLGLHIVYQLVHDVLGGSIEAANLAEGGMVFTLRLPRKAPLKKASSALSSGLLPLGEPPRRA; encoded by the coding sequence ATGCCGGCGTCGAACCCTTCCACCATCCAGACAGCGGCCGGGTCGCGTCCGCCGTTCGCGCTGGCGTCCAAGCCGAATCGGCCCCCGCGCTCGCGTTGGCGCCGCGAATTCGAAGCCATGCGCGGCGTGCGCAGGCGTCTGGTGTTCATGGTGCTGCCCTGGCTGGTCCTGCTGCTGATCCTCTTCCCGCTGGCCTGGCACGAACTCGATGCCGCGCTCGAGGGCCCGCTGCTGCGCGACCGCGACGACACCGTGCAGGACACCTCGGACATCATCGTGCGCACCCTCGGCAGCCTGCGCCGCGACGTGGCCTTTCTCAGCGAACTCACGGCCCGGCAACCGCTGATCGACGTCTCGGCCAACTCCTCCATCGCCCAACTCTTCACCAGCTTCGCCGCAAGCGCGCCGCAATACGACCAGGTCCGCTGGATCGACGAAACAGGCATGGAGCGCCTGCGCGTGAACCAGCGCGTCGGCCCGCCGGTGGTCGTCTCGGCGGCCCAGTTGCAGAACAAGGGCAGCCGGCCGTATTTCCACGAAGCGCTGCGTCTGCCCGCGGGCAGCGTGTATTTTTCCGAACTGGACCTGAACGTCGAGAACGGCGTGATCGAGCGTCCGCTCGAGCCGACGCTGCGGGTGGCCAGCCCCTTGGTGGTGAACGGCCAGCGCCGCGGCATCGTGGTCATCAACTACCGCGCCAACCGGCTGCTCGAACGGCTGGCCGGACTCAGCCGGCAGCAGCGCATCGGCGTGTACCTGCTCAATGCCCAGGGCTACTGGATCCAGGGGCCGAACAAGGCCGACGACTGGGCGGGCCAGCTGGGGCGCACCGACCGCGCGCTGTCCCACAGCCAGCCCGCGTTGTGGCAGGCCGTGCAGCAGGAGGACCACGGCGAGCTGCGCGACGCCGGCGGTGCCTGGGCCTTCAAGCGCATCACACCCGGCCAGGACCTGACGCTGGCCGGCGTGCGCGGCCAGGTCGCGGATGGCGCGCTCGGCCTGCGGCTGCTGGTGCGCATCGACCCCGAGGCCGCGCTGCAGCGCACCTGGCGCTGGAAGGCCGTGCTGGCGACGATCTTCGCCGTGGCCGTGCTCATCACGCTGCGCCTGGGCTGGCAGACCGGCCGCAACCTGGCGGCCCGCAAGGCGCACGAAGAGGAACTGCAGGCCGCCAACAGCGCACTGCGCCAGGCCAACGAACAATTGCAGACGGTGCAGACGGAACTCGCACGCGCCGACCGCCTGTCCTCGCTGGGCCTGATGGTGGCCGGCGTGGCGCACGAACTCAACACGCCGCTGGGCACCGCCACGCTGGCGCTCTCCACGGTGCAGCAGCGACTGGACGTGCTGGCCCTGCTGCTGAAGCAGGGCTTGCGCAAGTCCGACCTCGAAGACTATGTGGCTTCGAGCCACGCCGCCCTGGACGTGGTACTCACCTCGCTGCGGCGCTCGGCCGGCATCGTCCAGCGCTTCAAGCAGGTGGCCGTGGACCGCACCACGATGGAACAGCGCCGCTTCGACCTCGCCGAGATCGTGCTCGACGCCGACCCACGCCTGCGCAAGTGGGACCACGGCAACCCGGTGCAGCTGAAGCTGGACCTCGCGCCCGGGCTGCAGATGGAGAGCTACCCCGGCCCGCTCGAACAGGTGATCGCCAACCTGCTGGACAACGCGCTGGCCCATGCCTTCGTGAACCGGCCCGGCGGGCAGATCACGGTGCGCGCGCTGGCCGACGGGCCGGACCATGTCTGCATCTGGTTCTCGGACGATGGCATCGGCGTGCCAGAGTCCAGCCTGGCACGCATCTTCGATCCGTTCTACACCACCAGCCGGCACTCCGGCGGCACCGGCCTCGGGCTTCACATCGTCTACCAGCTGGTGCACGACGTCCTGGGCGGCAGCATCGAGGCCGCGAACCTCGCCGAGGGCGGCATGGTCTTCACCCTGCGCCTGCCACGCAAGGCCCCGCTGAAGAAAGCCTCGAGCGCCCTGAGCTCGGGTCTGCTGCCGCTGGGTGAGCCGCCGCGGCGGGCTTGA
- a CDS encoding DUF4224 domain-containing protein, protein MNSLLMTEEEILTLTGYKRPGDQEEELRKQGFYRARIGPTTGRVVLERAHYDAVCAGGKPATVNEPRVRPPTLRRKGIPA, encoded by the coding sequence ATGAACAGCCTCTTGATGACCGAGGAAGAAATCCTGACCCTCACTGGTTACAAACGCCCGGGCGACCAGGAGGAGGAACTGCGCAAACAGGGCTTTTACAGGGCCAGAATCGGGCCTACTACAGGTCGCGTCGTCCTGGAGCGCGCGCACTACGATGCGGTCTGCGCCGGCGGCAAGCCGGCCACCGTCAACGAACCGCGCGTGCGGCCACCGACGCTGCGCCGCAAAGGGATCCCAGCATGA
- a CDS encoding diaminopropionate ammonia-lyase — MRYLSNPQPGAVPPDHPMLDANAARAVVALLRECFDYRPTPLVDLRGIAEREGLAMVSIKDEGARLGLKSFKALGGAYAVFRLVLAEASRRLNRNVTADELPRAASGSLALPAHGTADRPGHSAVAAIAAGMTFACATDGNHGQSVAAGARLVGARAIIFVHEGVSAERREAIARFGAEIHEVPGSYDDAVAESKHQCEIHGWTLLSDTSWPGYTTAPALVMQGYTAMTHELHSQLGAAPTHVFLQAGVGGFAAALATSLASVFEPAPRVVIVEPTRAACLLASAEAGTAVRIDADAPTAMAMLECYEPSLLAWDLLQPMATAFMAVDDEDAVAAMRRLARPLKDAEVVVAGESGSAGLAGLLAACGAPDIKTALGLDETARVLLINTEGATDEARYAAAVGQSAAEVAARIPASRFDTL; from the coding sequence ATGCGTTACCTCAGCAATCCACAGCCCGGCGCCGTGCCGCCGGACCACCCCATGCTCGACGCGAACGCCGCACGCGCTGTCGTTGCGCTGCTGCGTGAATGTTTCGATTACCGGCCCACACCGCTGGTCGACCTGCGCGGCATCGCCGAACGCGAGGGACTGGCCATGGTCTCCATCAAGGACGAAGGCGCGCGGCTGGGCCTAAAGAGCTTCAAGGCACTGGGTGGCGCCTATGCGGTTTTCCGGCTCGTGCTGGCCGAAGCCTCCAGACGCCTGAACCGCAACGTCACGGCCGACGAACTGCCGCGCGCGGCAAGCGGTTCGCTGGCCCTGCCCGCGCACGGCACGGCCGATCGGCCCGGCCATTCCGCCGTGGCTGCCATTGCAGCCGGCATGACTTTCGCGTGTGCCACCGACGGCAACCATGGCCAGTCGGTGGCCGCAGGCGCACGGCTGGTCGGCGCCAGGGCCATCATCTTCGTGCACGAGGGTGTGAGCGCCGAACGGCGTGAGGCCATCGCCCGCTTCGGTGCCGAGATACACGAGGTGCCGGGCAGCTACGACGATGCCGTGGCCGAATCGAAGCATCAGTGCGAGATCCACGGTTGGACCTTGCTGTCCGACACCTCGTGGCCGGGTTACACCACGGCTCCGGCCCTGGTGATGCAGGGCTACACCGCCATGACCCATGAGTTGCACAGCCAACTGGGCGCCGCACCGACGCATGTGTTCCTGCAGGCCGGCGTGGGCGGCTTCGCCGCCGCGCTCGCGACCAGCCTCGCCAGCGTGTTCGAGCCCGCGCCGCGTGTGGTGATCGTCGAGCCCACACGCGCCGCCTGCCTGCTGGCCAGCGCCGAAGCCGGCACGGCCGTGCGCATCGATGCCGACGCCCCGACGGCCATGGCCATGCTCGAATGTTACGAGCCGTCGCTGCTCGCCTGGGACCTGTTGCAGCCGATGGCCACCGCCTTCATGGCGGTCGATGACGAAGATGCCGTGGCCGCGATGCGGCGGCTCGCACGGCCCTTGAAGGATGCGGAGGTTGTAGTGGCTGGCGAAAGCGGCAGTGCCGGCCTGGCCGGCCTGCTCGCGGCCTGCGGTGCGCCCGACATCAAGACCGCGCTCGGCCTCGACGAAACCGCGCGTGTGCTGCTGATCAACACCGAAGGCGCGACCGACGAGGCGCGTTATGCCGCGGCCGTGGGCCAGAGCGCCGCCGAAGTCGCCGCACGCATCCCGGCCTCTCGTTTCGATACCCTCTGA
- a CDS encoding flavodoxin domain-containing protein: MKLAILVGSMTGTATSVAQAIQMDCADLVDDIDVTPMDGLGPDVFDAAAEGTLYLVCTSTFGSGDVPDNAQAFYDALDAEPRYLGHVPYGVVALGDASYGETFAGGGRRFDARLQDLGARRIGEICVIDALSDTPPETAAIAWCRAWLAQAAALMAR, from the coding sequence ATGAAACTCGCCATCCTCGTCGGCAGCATGACCGGCACCGCCACCTCCGTCGCACAGGCCATCCAGATGGACTGCGCCGATCTCGTCGACGACATCGACGTGACGCCGATGGACGGACTCGGACCGGACGTGTTCGACGCCGCCGCCGAAGGCACGCTGTACCTGGTCTGCACCTCGACCTTCGGCTCGGGCGACGTGCCGGACAACGCTCAGGCCTTCTACGACGCACTCGACGCCGAGCCGCGCTACCTCGGCCACGTGCCATACGGCGTGGTGGCGCTCGGCGACGCGAGCTACGGCGAGACGTTCGCCGGCGGCGGCCGGCGCTTCGACGCGCGCCTGCAGGATCTCGGCGCCAGGCGCATCGGTGAAATCTGCGTGATCGACGCGCTGAGCGACACGCCGCCCGAGACGGCGGCGATCGCATGGTGCCGCGCCTGGTTGGCGCAGGCCGCAGCCCTGATGGCCCGCTGA
- a CDS encoding Lrp/AsnC family transcriptional regulator, which produces MEVAMPQALTLDAFDLQLLALVQADSRMPQSAMGAAVHLSTAAVNRRLKRLQKAGVIERFSAVLAPQAMGHGLSIVVEVEAENERIDLLDAMKKAFKACPQVQQCYYVTSEWDFILILCVRDMAQYTALTRQLFFEGSNVKRFRSLVVMDRVKVGLDVPV; this is translated from the coding sequence ATGGAAGTCGCGATGCCGCAGGCCTTGACCCTGGATGCCTTCGACCTGCAATTGCTGGCGCTGGTGCAAGCTGACAGCCGCATGCCGCAGAGCGCGATGGGCGCGGCCGTGCACCTGTCGACGGCCGCGGTAAACCGGCGCCTGAAACGCCTGCAGAAGGCCGGGGTCATCGAGCGCTTCAGCGCCGTACTGGCGCCGCAGGCGATGGGCCATGGCCTGAGCATCGTGGTCGAGGTGGAGGCGGAGAACGAACGCATCGACCTGCTGGATGCGATGAAGAAGGCGTTCAAGGCCTGCCCGCAGGTACAGCAGTGCTACTACGTGACGAGCGAGTGGGACTTCATCCTGATCCTGTGTGTGCGCGACATGGCGCAGTACACCGCGCTCACGCGCCAGCTGTTCTTCGAGGGCAGCAACGTCAAGCGTTTTCGTAGCCTGGTGGTAATGGACCGGGTGAAGGTCGGGCTGGACGTGCCGGTCTGA
- a CDS encoding M20 aminoacylase family protein has protein sequence MSESLPLALSQTLTNWRHHFHRRPETGFAEYGTSDHVAVQLTRLGIEVHRGIGGTGLVGVLRRGNFTGRKTIALRAEMDALPIHERAEGRAYASEIAGTMHACGHDGHMAMVLGAAQLLALAGGFEGTVLFVFQPAEEHGKGAQAMLDDGLLRRFPMDEIYGVHNMPGIAAGHIVTRAGGIMASEDNFTIDIVGRGTHAARPHMGVDPIVVGAEIVLALQTIVARSVDPVDPAVVSVTEFVTDGIRNAIPTHVTLRGDTRSYASAVQALLERRMGEIVQGVCATHGAQGKLTYTHEFLPTVNPAEQVDYAVAAATKVVGAARVDGHTPPILASEDFGTFLRHVPGNFAFIGNGAPGEPGGLPLHNAGYDFNDSILAVGAAYFTTLVRDRLAP, from the coding sequence ATGTCCGAAAGCCTGCCCCTGGCCCTGAGCCAAACCCTCACCAACTGGCGCCACCATTTCCACCGCCGTCCCGAGACCGGTTTCGCCGAATACGGCACTTCGGACCACGTCGCCGTGCAGCTTACGCGGCTCGGCATCGAGGTGCACCGCGGCATCGGCGGCACCGGCCTGGTTGGTGTGCTGCGCCGCGGCAACTTCACCGGGCGCAAGACCATCGCCTTGCGTGCCGAGATGGATGCGCTGCCGATCCATGAACGCGCCGAGGGGCGCGCCTACGCGTCGGAAATCGCCGGCACCATGCACGCCTGCGGCCACGACGGCCACATGGCCATGGTGCTCGGCGCGGCGCAGTTGCTGGCGCTCGCAGGCGGCTTCGAAGGCACGGTGTTGTTCGTGTTCCAGCCCGCCGAGGAACACGGCAAGGGCGCGCAGGCCATGCTCGACGACGGCTTGTTGCGGCGCTTTCCGATGGACGAAATCTACGGCGTGCACAACATGCCGGGCATCGCGGCGGGCCACATCGTCACACGTGCCGGCGGCATCATGGCTTCGGAAGACAACTTCACGATCGACATCGTCGGCCGCGGCACGCATGCAGCGCGGCCGCACATGGGCGTGGACCCCATCGTCGTCGGGGCCGAGATCGTGCTCGCGCTGCAGACCATCGTGGCACGCAGCGTCGACCCGGTAGACCCGGCCGTGGTCTCGGTCACCGAATTCGTCACCGACGGCATCCGCAACGCCATACCGACCCACGTGACGCTGCGCGGCGATACGCGCAGTTATGCATCCGCGGTGCAGGCCCTGCTCGAGCGCCGCATGGGTGAGATCGTGCAAGGTGTGTGCGCCACGCACGGCGCGCAAGGCAAGCTGACTTACACCCACGAGTTCCTGCCGACGGTGAACCCGGCCGAACAGGTGGACTACGCCGTGGCCGCCGCCACCAAGGTGGTGGGCGCTGCGCGTGTCGATGGCCACACGCCGCCGATCCTGGCCTCGGAAGACTTCGGCACTTTCCTGCGCCACGTGCCCGGCAACTTCGCCTTCATCGGCAACGGCGCACCGGGCGAGCCCGGAGGGCTGCCGCTGCACAACGCGGGCTACGACTTCAACGACAGCATCCTGGCTGTGGGCGCGGCGTATTTCACGACGCTGGTGCGCGACCGGCTGGCGCCCTGA
- a CDS encoding putative bifunctional diguanylate cyclase/phosphodiesterase gives MAIDQAGQPHRTGADSHRTGHEPDAFAFAPEAGEANSPAQTAHRTLTVLTVDDDADFQRSLRLALGSFRYQGHAVELLSASSATQAAKILTESPDIAVIVLDIVMETDDAGLRLVKSVREILGNAEVRIILVTGQPGVSSMQVSLDTLDISDYWLKTDLTYERLHGILTSNLRTWEQIRALRSARRGLQTIVEASNSLTRAEDLPDFSGRMVRELARVLGLEADGMMCVQEVNGSDPQTARVVGAAGRFTSCIAKEISRISDAGIRELLVRGLTEQRNIETPVSQVLFFRGADSGPHAAAYLATGRTLDATERELLSVFASNINSGLINVSLTSRLDRLAYEDSLLSIPNANALLRGIESVLAAAAPRDRSLLFIDLDKYSQSCLSLGIEQGDLMLQKMAQRLRMVFAPPCIVARLHDDTFGILGQTAMLRAEYVDKLESWDPEDPTHPPFIGVGASRIDLDRYAGSARGAMAMGTLLLQQARAQGMSQLIDYEPGMERESNRRFNQSRDLYHALHHNEIRIELQPQVELATGRIVGAEALARWTLADGTKVPPSEFVQMAEANGLIVPLGRQVIELACAALARLRDAGHPRLSIAVNVSPLQLSRREFPLELADAIHRHGVAPAQLEIEITESVAMEDHLAKGEILGGLREAGFPIAIDDFGTGYSSLGYLRALPVTTLKVDRCFVAEIGQVSPHLVIADMVIMLGQRLQMQVLAEGVETQAQADWLQARGCRLAQGYLFGRPEPLEAFMARLGPGA, from the coding sequence ATGGCCATCGATCAGGCGGGACAACCACACCGAACAGGTGCCGACAGCCACCGCACGGGGCATGAGCCCGACGCGTTCGCATTCGCACCGGAAGCCGGCGAGGCCAACTCCCCCGCTCAGACGGCCCACCGCACGCTGACCGTCCTCACGGTCGACGACGATGCCGACTTCCAGCGTTCGTTGCGCCTGGCGCTGGGCAGCTTCCGCTACCAGGGACATGCGGTCGAACTGCTGTCGGCGAGTTCGGCCACCCAGGCGGCCAAGATCCTGACTGAGTCTCCAGACATCGCGGTCATCGTGCTCGACATCGTGATGGAGACCGATGACGCCGGCCTGCGGCTGGTCAAGAGCGTGCGCGAGATCCTCGGCAACGCCGAGGTCCGCATCATCCTGGTCACCGGCCAGCCCGGGGTGTCGTCGATGCAGGTCTCGCTGGACACGCTGGACATCAGCGACTACTGGCTCAAGACCGACCTCACCTATGAACGGCTGCATGGCATCCTCACGAGCAACCTGCGCACCTGGGAGCAGATCCGGGCCCTGCGCAGCGCGCGCCGCGGCCTGCAGACCATTGTCGAAGCCAGCAACAGCCTGACCCGGGCCGAGGACCTGCCCGATTTCTCCGGCCGCATGGTGCGAGAACTCGCGCGGGTGCTCGGCCTGGAAGCCGACGGCATGATGTGCGTGCAGGAGGTCAACGGCTCCGATCCGCAGACCGCGCGTGTGGTGGGCGCGGCCGGGCGCTTCACCTCCTGCATCGCCAAGGAAATCTCGCGCATATCGGACGCAGGAATCCGCGAACTGCTGGTGCGCGGCCTCACCGAACAGCGCAATATCGAGACGCCGGTGAGCCAGGTGCTGTTCTTCCGCGGCGCGGACAGCGGCCCGCATGCCGCCGCCTACCTCGCCACCGGCCGCACGCTGGACGCCACGGAACGCGAGCTGCTCAGCGTGTTCGCCTCCAACATCAACTCGGGGCTGATCAACGTGTCCCTCACGAGCCGGCTCGACCGACTGGCCTATGAGGACAGCCTGCTGAGCATCCCCAACGCCAACGCGCTGCTGCGCGGCATCGAGAGCGTGCTCGCCGCCGCCGCGCCGCGCGACCGCAGCCTGCTGTTCATCGACCTCGACAAGTACTCGCAGAGCTGCCTGTCGCTCGGCATCGAACAGGGCGACCTGATGCTGCAGAAGATGGCGCAGCGCCTGCGCATGGTGTTCGCGCCGCCGTGCATCGTGGCGCGGCTGCACGACGACACCTTCGGCATCCTCGGACAGACCGCGATGTTGCGCGCGGAATATGTGGACAAGCTCGAATCCTGGGACCCGGAGGATCCGACGCACCCCCCCTTCATCGGCGTGGGTGCGTCGCGCATCGACCTCGACCGCTACGCCGGCTCGGCGCGCGGCGCCATGGCCATGGGCACGCTGCTCCTGCAACAGGCGCGCGCGCAGGGCATGAGCCAGCTGATCGACTACGAGCCGGGCATGGAGCGCGAGAGCAACCGCCGGTTCAACCAGTCGCGCGACCTCTACCACGCGCTGCACCACAACGAGATCCGCATCGAACTGCAGCCGCAGGTCGAACTCGCCACCGGCAGGATCGTCGGCGCCGAGGCGCTGGCGCGCTGGACCCTGGCCGATGGCACCAAGGTGCCGCCGAGCGAATTCGTGCAGATGGCCGAAGCCAACGGCCTGATCGTGCCGCTTGGCCGCCAAGTGATCGAGCTGGCCTGCGCCGCCCTCGCCCGGCTGCGCGATGCCGGCCATCCGCGGCTGTCGATCGCGGTCAACGTGTCGCCGCTGCAGCTGTCGCGCCGCGAGTTCCCGCTGGAGCTGGCCGATGCCATCCACCGCCACGGTGTTGCGCCGGCGCAGCTGGAGATCGAGATCACGGAATCGGTGGCGATGGAGGATCACCTGGCCAAGGGCGAGATCCTCGGCGGGCTGCGCGAGGCAGGATTCCCGATCGCCATCGACGACTTCGGCACGGGTTATTCCTCGCTTGGCTACCTGCGTGCGCTGCCGGTGACCACGCTCAAGGTCGACCGCTGCTTCGTGGCCGAAATCGGCCAGGTCTCGCCGCACCTGGTGATCGCCGACATGGTCATCATGCTCGGCCAGCGGCTGCAAATGCAGGTGCTGGCCGAAGGTGTGGAAACCCAGGCGCAGGCCGACTGGTTGCAGGCGCGCGGGTGCCGTCTGGCGCAGGGCTACCTGTTTGGCCGCCCCGAACCGCTCGAAGCCTTCATGGCCCGGCTGGGCCCGGGCGCCTGA